One genomic window of Osmia bicornis bicornis chromosome 3, iOsmBic2.1, whole genome shotgun sequence includes the following:
- the LOC114878678 gene encoding death-associated protein 1 translates to MSSPEECKLKGGHPPAVKAGGMRIIQHKTPKEDRDVKPLKDADESRPSTSPPKTLMISGYPAKGNADFPPEAVQVFHEKPTPTHDARPYHCSRPIHIQQPRK, encoded by the exons ATGTCAAGTCCAGAAGAGTGTAAACTTAAGGGTGGACACCCTCCTGCAG TAAAAGCGGGAGGAATGAGAATTATCCAACATAAAACACCGAAGGAGGATCGCGATGTAAAGCCCCTTAAGGATGCGGATGAAAGTAGACCGTCGACCAG TCCACCTAAAACTTTGATGATTAGTGGATATCCTGCTAAGGGAAACGCAGATTTTCCACCAGAAGCTGTACAAGTTTTCCATGAGAAGCCAACACCGACTCATGATGCACGTCCATATCATTGTTCACGTCCAATTCATATCCAACAACCTAGGAAGTGA
- the LOC114878655 gene encoding proteasome subunit beta type-5 codes for MALAEVCGLNSFVDFNNSREKNYFSQDIETYSKNFINNALLAAPPYLDPAEKLGQFAEGSDETGRHLKIKFDHGTTTLGFQYQGGIILAVDSRATGGQFIGSSTMKKIVEINDYLLGTLAGGAADCVYWDRVLAKQCRTYELRNRERISIAAASKLLSNMVYNYKGMGLSMGMMLAGWDKRGPGLYYVDSEGARTPGKVFSVGSGSIYAFGALDSGYSWDLSDEEAYELGRRSIYHATHRDAYSGGIVRVYHMKSTGWVHISDEDCKDLHYMYQEQKAKGAN; via the exons atggCGCTCGCTGAAGTTTGCGGTCTGAATTCGTTTgttgattttaataattcacgggaaaagaattatttttcccAAGATATCGAAACGTACagcaaaaatttcattaacaatGCACTGTTAGCTGCACCACCTTACCTAGAT CCAGCAGAAAAGTTGGGCCAGTTTGCAGAAGGATCTGATGAAACAGGAAGACatctgaaaattaaatttgatcaTGGAACTACTACGTTGGGTTTTCAGTACCAAGGTGGTATTATTCTTGCTGTTGACTCGCGTGCAACAGGAGGTCAATTTATTG GTTCATCCACCATGaagaaaatagtagaaatcAATGATTATCTCCTTGGAACTTTAGCTGGTGGTGCAGCTGATTGTGTCTATTGGGACCGTGTTCTAGCTAAACAATGTCGTACATATGAATTAAGAAATAGAGAACGCATTTCTATTGCAGCAGCTAGTAAGCTGCTGTCAAACATGGTGTACAATTACAAAGGAATGGGGTTGAGTATGGGTATGATGCTTGCTGGATGGGACAAAAGAGGACCTGGTTTATATTATGTTGATTCAGAAGGTGCTCGTACCCCAGGAAAAGTTTTCAGTGTAGGATCAGGATCAAtctatgcattcggtgcattagATTCTGGCTACAGTTGGGACTTGTCTGATGAAGAAGCATATGAACTTGGCAGAAGGTCTATTTACCATGCCACACATAGAGATGCTTACTCTGGTGGTATTGTGAGAG TTTATCACATGAAATCAACCGGTTGGGTGCACATTTCTGATGAGGATTGTAAAGATCTTCACTACATGTACCAAGAACAAAAGGCAAAAGGAGCTAACTAA